The following coding sequences lie in one Nitratireductor mangrovi genomic window:
- a CDS encoding acetyl-CoA acetyltransferase yields the protein MTASIVGWAHSPFGKLEDETLEGLITKVAADAIEHAGIGPDDVDEIVLGHFNAGFSPQDFTASLVLQADDRLRFKPATRVENACATGSAAVRQGLRAIEAKAARVVLVVGAEQMTKTPGPEIGKNLLKASYLPEDGDTPAGFAGVFGKIASAYFQRYGDQSDALAMIAAKNHKNGVDNPYAQMRKDFGFEFCRTESDKNPFVAGPLKRTDCSLVSDGAAAIVLAETQTALSMRRAVAFRANEHVQDFLPMSKRDILAFEGCSEGWSRALSRARLKIDDLSFVETHDCFTIAELIEYEAMGLAKPGEGARIALEGQTAKDGRLPVNPSGGLKAKGHPIGATGVSMHALTAMQLTGEAGGIQVPDASIGGIFNMGGAAVANYVSILERIK from the coding sequence ATGACCGCATCGATCGTAGGATGGGCGCATTCGCCGTTTGGCAAGCTGGAAGACGAGACGCTCGAGGGGCTGATCACGAAAGTTGCAGCCGACGCTATCGAACATGCCGGGATCGGGCCTGACGACGTCGACGAGATCGTGCTCGGCCACTTCAATGCCGGCTTCTCGCCCCAGGATTTCACTGCCAGCTTGGTGCTGCAGGCCGACGACCGGCTGCGCTTCAAGCCTGCGACGCGTGTCGAAAACGCCTGTGCGACCGGCTCCGCGGCAGTGCGTCAGGGGCTGCGCGCCATCGAGGCCAAGGCGGCGCGCGTCGTGCTGGTCGTCGGCGCCGAGCAGATGACCAAGACGCCCGGTCCCGAGATCGGCAAGAACCTTCTCAAGGCCTCTTACCTGCCCGAGGACGGCGATACGCCGGCCGGCTTCGCCGGCGTCTTCGGCAAGATCGCCAGCGCCTATTTCCAGCGTTATGGCGACCAGTCCGACGCGCTGGCCATGATCGCGGCCAAGAACCACAAGAACGGCGTCGACAATCCCTATGCGCAGATGCGCAAGGATTTCGGCTTCGAGTTCTGCCGCACCGAGAGCGACAAGAACCCTTTCGTCGCCGGCCCGCTGAAGCGCACCGATTGTTCGCTGGTCTCCGACGGCGCCGCCGCCATCGTGCTGGCCGAGACCCAGACGGCGCTTTCCATGCGCCGCGCCGTCGCCTTCCGCGCCAACGAGCATGTGCAGGATTTCCTGCCAATGTCGAAGCGCGACATCCTCGCTTTCGAGGGCTGCAGCGAAGGCTGGAGCCGGGCGCTCTCCAGGGCGCGTCTCAAGATCGACGATCTCTCCTTCGTCGAGACGCATGACTGCTTCACGATCGCCGAACTGATCGAATATGAGGCGATGGGCCTGGCCAAGCCCGGCGAGGGCGCCCGGATCGCGCTCGAGGGCCAGACGGCCAAAGACGGCCGCCTCCCGGTCAATCCGTCCGGGGGGCTCAAGGCAAAGGGGCACCCGATCGGCGCCACCGGCGTTTCCATGCACGCCTTGACCGCCATGCAACTGACCGGCGAGGCAGGCGGCATCCAGGTACCCGACGCCAGCATCGGCGGCATCTTCAACATGGGTGGCGCCGCCGTCGCCAACTACGTGTCGATCCTCGAAAGGATCAAATGA
- a CDS encoding SDR family NAD(P)-dependent oxidoreductase has product MRHAAVVTGGASGIGLAVAGRLLEDGWPVAVLDADREALADAEDALEGEGALFLEADITDEDEIAEAFDSIVDRVGPVGGLVNSAGIARDVPFLETSAELMRRILDVNLVGSFICARAAIERRSETLAIVNIASVSGLRANAGRVAYGASKAAVRMMSEVMAVELAGDGIRVNCVAPGPIDTPMVARLHEDHQRSDWIARVPEGRYGEPDEVAAAIAFLLSPEASYINGQTLAVDGGFLAAGIIRRGD; this is encoded by the coding sequence ATGAGGCACGCGGCCGTCGTCACCGGCGGGGCGTCCGGTATCGGCCTTGCCGTCGCCGGGCGCCTGCTTGAGGACGGCTGGCCGGTGGCCGTGCTCGATGCCGACCGTGAAGCACTGGCCGATGCCGAGGATGCGCTCGAAGGGGAGGGTGCTCTCTTCCTCGAGGCCGACATCACCGATGAGGACGAGATCGCCGAGGCCTTCGACTCGATCGTCGACCGCGTCGGCCCGGTTGGCGGCCTGGTGAACTCAGCCGGCATCGCGCGCGACGTGCCGTTCCTGGAGACGAGCGCCGAACTGATGCGCCGCATTCTCGACGTCAACCTCGTCGGCTCCTTCATCTGCGCCCGCGCGGCGATCGAACGGCGTTCGGAAACGCTCGCCATCGTCAATATCGCCTCCGTTTCCGGCCTGCGCGCCAATGCCGGCCGCGTCGCCTATGGCGCGTCCAAGGCGGCCGTGAGGATGATGTCGGAGGTGATGGCGGTCGAACTGGCCGGCGACGGGATCAGGGTCAATTGCGTGGCGCCGGGGCCGATCGACACCCCGATGGTGGCGCGGCTTCACGAAGATCACCAGCGCAGCGACTGGATTGCGCGCGTGCCGGAGGGGCGTTATGGCGAACCGGACGAGGTCGCAGCCGCGATCGCGTTCCTGCTGTCGCCGGAAGCAAGCTATATCAACGGCCAGACACTTGCCGTCGATGGCGGCTTTCTGGCCGCCGGCATCATCCGGCGCGGCGACTGA
- a CDS encoding type III pantothenate kinase encodes MLLAIEQGNTNSLFAVHDGENWIAQWRSATEPNRTADEYAVWLHQLLSMAGLELRLLDACIISSVVPQSIFNLRNLSRRYLHAEPLVIGENVDLGIPIRVGKPAEVGADRVVNALGAHIAYPGPLIIIDSGTATTIDVVAADGGFEGGAIAPGIHLSVEALHNAAAKLPRVALRKPQRVVGNDTVSAMQSGVFWGYIGLIEGMIERIKAERNEEMTVVATGGIASLFYDATESIHHFDPDVTIRGLLEIYRRNNSSRP; translated from the coding sequence ATGCTTCTGGCGATAGAGCAGGGCAACACCAACAGCCTGTTTGCCGTCCATGACGGCGAGAACTGGATCGCCCAGTGGCGCTCCGCGACCGAACCGAACCGCACGGCCGACGAATATGCCGTCTGGCTGCACCAATTGCTGTCGATGGCGGGACTGGAACTTCGCCTGCTCGATGCCTGCATCATCTCCAGTGTCGTGCCCCAGTCGATCTTCAACCTGCGCAACCTGTCGCGCCGCTACCTCCATGCCGAACCGCTGGTGATCGGCGAGAATGTCGATCTCGGCATTCCCATACGCGTCGGCAAGCCTGCCGAAGTCGGTGCTGACCGCGTCGTCAATGCCCTGGGCGCCCATATCGCCTATCCCGGGCCTCTAATCATCATCGACAGCGGTACGGCCACGACCATCGACGTCGTCGCAGCCGATGGCGGTTTCGAGGGCGGCGCGATCGCCCCGGGCATCCACTTATCGGTCGAGGCGCTCCACAACGCTGCGGCCAAGCTGCCGCGCGTCGCGCTTCGCAAGCCGCAGCGTGTGGTCGGCAACGACACGGTGAGCGCCATGCAGTCCGGCGTCTTCTGGGGTTATATCGGCCTGATCGAGGGCATGATCGAGCGTATCAAGGCCGAGCGGAACGAGGAGATGACCGTGGTGGCGACCGGCGGCATTGCCTCGCTTTTCTACGACGCGACCGAATCGATCCACCATTTCGATCCCGACGTGACGATCCGCGGGCTGCTCGAAATCTACCGGCGCAACAACTCAAGCCGGCCGTAG
- a CDS encoding DUF3750 domain-containing protein: MKLVRRTVAALLAVFLLPSMATAAWWAVSERPSSWRTADWSASGVLPAPLPDAAAIHILAARTGGLKGAFAVHSWIVVKRPGQSGYDRYDKVGWGTPVRRNRYPADGRWYSNDPEIVASLEGPPAAQLIPAVESAIADYPYVRSGDYRIWPGPNSNSFVAHVLRAVPELGAVLPPNAIGRDFAPGWAALSIAPDGRDIHATLAGLAGIAAGARSGLEFHLFGLVAGFDFARPALKIPAYGRLELLRR; encoded by the coding sequence ATGAAACTGGTGCGCCGAACCGTTGCGGCCTTGCTGGCCGTCTTCCTGCTGCCGTCGATGGCGACGGCCGCCTGGTGGGCCGTCAGCGAGCGTCCGTCCTCGTGGCGAACGGCAGACTGGTCTGCGAGCGGGGTTCTGCCTGCTCCCCTGCCCGACGCCGCGGCGATCCATATCCTCGCCGCACGCACAGGCGGGCTGAAGGGCGCCTTTGCGGTTCACAGCTGGATCGTGGTCAAGCGGCCGGGCCAGTCCGGTTACGACCGCTACGACAAGGTCGGCTGGGGCACGCCGGTACGCCGCAACCGCTACCCGGCCGATGGCCGCTGGTATTCCAACGATCCCGAGATCGTCGCAAGCCTGGAAGGCCCACCCGCCGCGCAGCTGATCCCGGCGGTGGAGAGCGCGATCGCCGATTACCCCTATGTGCGCTCCGGCGACTACCGGATATGGCCCGGTCCCAACTCCAACAGTTTCGTCGCGCATGTGCTGCGGGCGGTGCCCGAACTCGGCGCCGTGCTGCCGCCGAATGCAATCGGCCGCGACTTCGCGCCGGGCTGGGCGGCACTGTCGATCGCGCCCGACGGGCGGGACATCCACGCGACACTTGCCGGTCTGGCTGGGATTGCCGCCGGCGCCCGCAGCGGCCTGGAGTTTCACCTTTTCGGGCTGGTCGCGGGTTTCGACTTCGCCAGGCCGGCCTTGAAAATCCCGGCCTACGGCCGGCTTGAGTTGTTGCGCCGGTAG
- a CDS encoding asparaginase gives MANPVLVEVTRGDLVESRHRGAIAVFDADGAVVTAVGDVDAPVFPRSAVKAIQALPLVESGAADALGFGDRELALACASHSGEVAHAALAASMLAKVGLDEQALECGAHWPFSDEASRRLARDGETPSQLHNNCSGKHAGFICACCHEGLPSKGYVGFGHAWQLRLRETMSEVTGVAHDEANAAVDGCSIPTHAVPLRALAAGFARMATGVGLGPARAAAASRLLTACMKEPFYVSGTGRMDAQLMEAGNGRIFVKTGAEAVYCAAVPEFGVGIAIKCDDGGTRASETIVAAVLARLLHQDDQLARRLYELAQPGVPTRRGAVVGQVRPAGELAR, from the coding sequence ATGGCAAATCCGGTTCTGGTCGAGGTTACGCGCGGCGATCTGGTGGAAAGCCGGCATCGCGGCGCCATCGCGGTCTTCGACGCCGACGGCGCCGTCGTCACGGCTGTCGGCGATGTCGATGCGCCGGTCTTCCCGCGTTCGGCCGTGAAAGCCATCCAGGCCTTGCCGCTGGTCGAAAGCGGCGCAGCGGACGCGCTGGGCTTCGGCGACCGCGAACTCGCTCTCGCCTGCGCCTCCCATTCCGGTGAGGTCGCGCACGCCGCACTTGCGGCATCGATGCTGGCGAAGGTCGGCCTCGATGAACAGGCGCTCGAGTGCGGTGCCCACTGGCCATTCTCGGACGAGGCGTCGCGGAGGCTGGCGCGCGACGGCGAGACACCCAGCCAGTTGCACAACAACTGTTCGGGCAAGCATGCCGGTTTCATCTGCGCCTGCTGTCACGAAGGCCTGCCCAGCAAGGGCTATGTCGGTTTCGGCCACGCCTGGCAGCTGCGGCTGCGTGAGACGATGAGCGAAGTCACCGGCGTTGCTCACGACGAGGCGAACGCCGCCGTCGATGGCTGCTCCATACCCACCCATGCCGTGCCGTTGCGCGCCCTGGCTGCCGGCTTTGCCCGCATGGCGACCGGGGTCGGCCTGGGCCCGGCGCGGGCGGCAGCGGCCAGCAGGCTCCTGACCGCCTGCATGAAGGAGCCTTTCTACGTGTCGGGAACCGGGCGCATGGATGCGCAGCTGATGGAAGCGGGCAACGGCCGCATCTTTGTCAAGACCGGAGCGGAGGCTGTCTACTGCGCCGCGGTCCCCGAGTTTGGGGTCGGCATTGCGATCAAATGCGACGATGGCGGCACCCGCGCCTCCGAAACGATCGTCGCCGCGGTGCTAGCCCGGCTGTTGCATCAGGACGACCAACTGGCCCGGCGGCTGTATGAACTGGCGCAGCCGGGTGTGCCGACCCGCCGCGGCGCGGTGGTCGGCCAGGTGCGGCCGGCCGGCGAACTGGCCCGGTAG
- a CDS encoding TIGR03808 family TAT-translocated repetitive protein, which yields MLNRRAFLAGATAMGAAVTLPARAANLSGIETASIRGSLDAAELGMQPGTYDDQSKAFQDILQKAADRDAPVYLPPGDYVVSNIILPRQLRMTGVPGASRIIYGGNGHLFLAEAADHLELTGITLDGANRWMSDHVPALVAVRGARRLVVDNCTIIGSGKHALSLEAVAGRIERSEISGAADAAIYSVQASGLSIIGNTISDCGNNGILVHRWQPGEDGTIVSGNRVSRIAARNGGTGPFGNGINVFRAGNVMVTDNAISDCAFSAIRSNGGSNIQITGNNCLRSGETAVYSEFAYEGALIAGNIVDGAANGISMVNYNEGGRLAVCSGNLVRNLSTSGPYEADPPGFGVGITAEADTAVTGNVVENAPLFGLHLGWGPFLRNVTATGNIIRRAGTGIAVSVVEGAGAAVIADNVISETPNGAIRGHRWVDRVTHDLITGDTSGFRHLTVERNRAG from the coding sequence ATGCTGAACAGACGCGCGTTTCTGGCGGGCGCAACCGCCATGGGTGCGGCGGTGACCCTGCCTGCCCGCGCCGCCAACCTGTCCGGGATCGAGACGGCCTCTATCCGCGGCAGCCTCGACGCGGCCGAACTCGGCATGCAGCCCGGCACCTATGACGACCAGAGCAAGGCGTTTCAGGACATCCTGCAAAAAGCGGCGGACCGCGATGCGCCGGTCTACCTGCCGCCGGGCGACTATGTCGTTTCCAACATCATCCTGCCGCGGCAGTTGCGCATGACCGGCGTTCCCGGCGCCTCACGCATCATCTATGGCGGCAACGGACATCTGTTCCTGGCCGAAGCCGCCGACCATCTGGAACTGACCGGCATCACCCTCGACGGCGCCAATCGCTGGATGAGCGATCACGTGCCGGCGCTGGTCGCCGTGCGCGGCGCCCGCCGTCTGGTAGTCGACAACTGCACCATCATCGGCAGCGGCAAGCACGCGCTGTCGCTGGAAGCCGTCGCCGGTCGCATCGAGCGCTCGGAGATTTCCGGTGCTGCGGACGCGGCGATCTACAGCGTCCAGGCCTCGGGCCTTTCGATCATCGGCAACACCATTTCCGACTGCGGCAACAATGGCATTCTGGTCCATCGCTGGCAGCCGGGCGAAGACGGCACCATCGTCTCCGGCAACCGCGTCAGCCGCATCGCTGCGCGCAATGGCGGTACCGGCCCGTTCGGAAACGGCATCAATGTCTTCCGCGCCGGCAACGTCATGGTCACAGACAACGCCATCTCGGACTGCGCCTTTTCCGCGATCCGTTCGAACGGCGGCAGCAACATCCAGATCACCGGCAACAACTGCCTGCGCTCCGGTGAAACGGCGGTCTATTCGGAATTCGCCTACGAGGGGGCTCTGATCGCCGGCAACATCGTCGACGGCGCCGCCAACGGCATCTCGATGGTCAACTACAATGAAGGCGGTCGCCTCGCCGTCTGCTCGGGCAATCTGGTACGCAACCTCTCGACCTCCGGTCCTTACGAGGCCGATCCGCCCGGCTTCGGTGTCGGCATCACCGCAGAAGCCGACACCGCCGTTACCGGCAACGTGGTCGAAAACGCGCCGCTCTTCGGCCTCCATCTCGGCTGGGGACCGTTCCTGCGTAACGTGACGGCGACGGGCAACATCATTCGACGTGCCGGCACCGGCATCGCCGTCAGCGTCGTCGAGGGCGCCGGCGCGGCGGTGATTGCCGACAACGTGATCTCGGAAACGCCGAACGGCGCGATCCGCGGCCATCGCTGGGTCGACCGCGTCACCCACGACCTCATTACCGGCGACACGTCCGGGTTCCGCCACCTGACGGTGGAGCGCAACCGGGCAGGCTGA
- a CDS encoding type II toxin-antitoxin system death-on-curing family toxin, producing the protein MKWEFPTRQVVEALHAEQLRRHGGASGIRDENALESALHRAVNKAAYGQPDVFELTAAYAFGLARNHPFVDGNKRTAIVTAMLFLALNGRRMTADDGHLYVFTMSLAAGEIDEAGAAAFFRDHSEQT; encoded by the coding sequence ATGAAGTGGGAATTCCCCACTCGGCAGGTTGTTGAAGCTCTTCATGCCGAACAGTTGCGACGGCACGGGGGCGCCAGCGGTATCAGAGACGAAAACGCGCTCGAATCAGCGCTGCACCGCGCGGTCAACAAGGCAGCCTACGGCCAGCCCGACGTCTTCGAACTGACCGCGGCATATGCGTTCGGGCTAGCCCGCAACCACCCGTTCGTGGACGGCAACAAGCGAACAGCTATCGTCACCGCCATGCTTTTTCTGGCGTTGAATGGCCGCCGGATGACCGCGGACGACGGGCATCTTTATGTCTTTACGATGTCGCTTGCCGCCGGTGAGATCGACGAGGCCGGCGCCGCGGCTTTCTTCCGCGACCACTCCGAACAGACCTGA
- a CDS encoding AbrB/MazE/SpoVT family DNA-binding domain-containing protein, producing MNTVIRKIGNSEGVILPKELLESLNLKAGDAVVISQDNGEIVLSRADDSFERQMETAREIMDRYKVALQKLAE from the coding sequence ATGAACACCGTCATCCGCAAGATAGGCAACTCCGAAGGCGTGATTCTGCCGAAGGAACTGCTCGAGAGCCTGAATCTCAAAGCCGGGGACGCTGTCGTAATTTCTCAAGACAATGGCGAAATCGTCCTGTCGCGCGCCGATGACTCGTTCGAGCGGCAGATGGAAACCGCACGCGAGATCATGGACCGCTACAAGGTGGCCCTGCAGAAACTCGCCGAATGA
- the scpA gene encoding methylmalonyl-CoA mutase gives MIPDFSTIPWQKPAPFAVKDDSIALETPEGIAVYKVYGEDDLAGLSHLDTYPGAPPFVRGPYPTMYVQQPWTIRQYAGFSTAEESNAFYRRNLAAGQKGLSVAFDLATHRGYDSDHPRVAGDVGMAGVAIDSILDMRQLFDGIPLDEMTVSMTMNGAVLPIMALYIVAAEEQGVSEEALAGTIQNDILKEFMVRNTYIYPPKPSMRIISDIFSYTAQKMPKFNSISISGYHIQEAGATVDLELAYTIADGIEYARAGIAAGLDIDQFAPRLSFFWNAGMNFFMEVAKQRAGRLLWASLMQKNFAPKSQKSLALRAHTQTSGWSLTAQDPYNNIVRTMIEAMAATQGGTQSLHTNAFDEALALPTDHSARIARNTQIILQTESGTTRTIDPWGGSAFVEKLTHDLAARALDHIEEVESLGGMAAAIEKGIPKMRIEEAAARTQARIDSGRQTMVGVNAFRPAEEMDVDVLKVDNAQVRARQLSKLQELKGTRDVGAVESALTALTEAASGGGNLLEFAVKAARAKATVGEISLALEKVFGRHVASVQTISGVYRKEIGDSPAVDRVQQKVEAYREKAGAAPRILVAKMGQDGHDRGQKVIATAFADLGFDVTVGAMFQTPDEIARLAVEHDVQIVGASSLAAGHLTLVPELAEALGKLGRDDIMIVAGGVIPPDDFDAVLKAGATAIFPPGTVIPEAAEELVDRLLER, from the coding sequence ATGATCCCGGATTTTTCCACGATACCCTGGCAAAAACCCGCGCCTTTCGCGGTCAAGGACGACAGTATCGCGTTGGAGACGCCGGAGGGAATCGCTGTCTACAAGGTCTATGGGGAAGACGACCTTGCCGGCCTCAGCCATCTCGACACCTATCCCGGCGCCCCGCCCTTCGTTCGCGGGCCTTACCCGACCATGTATGTCCAGCAGCCCTGGACGATCCGTCAATATGCGGGGTTTTCGACAGCGGAAGAGTCGAACGCCTTCTACCGGCGCAACCTCGCCGCCGGCCAGAAGGGCCTTTCGGTCGCCTTCGATCTCGCCACCCACCGCGGTTACGACAGCGACCATCCGCGCGTCGCCGGCGATGTCGGCATGGCCGGGGTTGCGATCGATTCCATCCTCGACATGCGCCAGCTGTTCGACGGCATTCCGCTCGACGAGATGACAGTATCGATGACCATGAACGGTGCGGTTCTACCAATCATGGCGCTCTACATCGTGGCGGCAGAAGAACAGGGCGTCTCCGAGGAAGCACTGGCCGGGACCATCCAGAACGACATCCTCAAGGAGTTCATGGTCCGCAACACCTATATCTACCCGCCGAAGCCGTCGATGCGGATCATCTCCGACATCTTTTCCTACACGGCGCAGAAGATGCCGAAGTTCAATTCGATCTCGATCTCCGGCTATCACATCCAGGAGGCCGGAGCGACGGTCGACCTGGAGCTTGCCTACACGATCGCCGACGGCATCGAATATGCCCGCGCCGGCATCGCCGCCGGGCTCGACATCGACCAGTTCGCACCGCGACTCTCCTTCTTCTGGAACGCCGGCATGAACTTCTTCATGGAGGTCGCCAAGCAGCGTGCCGGACGGCTCCTGTGGGCGTCGCTGATGCAGAAGAACTTTGCGCCCAAGAGCCAGAAATCGCTGGCGCTCCGCGCTCACACCCAGACGTCGGGGTGGTCGCTGACCGCACAGGATCCCTACAACAACATCGTGCGCACGATGATCGAGGCGATGGCGGCGACCCAGGGCGGCACGCAGTCGCTGCACACCAACGCCTTCGACGAGGCGCTGGCGCTGCCGACCGACCATTCGGCCCGTATCGCCCGCAATACGCAGATCATCCTGCAGACGGAGTCCGGCACAACCCGAACCATCGACCCCTGGGGCGGTTCGGCCTTCGTCGAAAAGCTTACGCACGACCTTGCCGCACGCGCGCTCGACCACATCGAGGAGGTGGAGAGCCTTGGCGGCATGGCGGCGGCGATCGAGAAGGGCATCCCCAAGATGCGCATCGAGGAGGCGGCCGCGCGCACCCAGGCGCGCATCGATTCCGGCCGCCAGACGATGGTCGGCGTCAACGCGTTCCGCCCGGCCGAAGAGATGGACGTCGATGTGCTCAAGGTCGACAACGCCCAGGTGCGCGCACGCCAGCTTTCCAAGCTGCAGGAGTTGAAAGGTACTCGCGACGTCGGTGCCGTGGAGAGCGCGCTGACCGCGCTGACCGAAGCGGCCAGCGGCGGCGGCAATCTCCTTGAGTTCGCTGTCAAGGCGGCCCGCGCCAAGGCCACGGTCGGCGAGATTTCACTGGCGCTGGAGAAAGTCTTCGGTCGCCACGTCGCCTCGGTGCAGACGATCAGCGGTGTCTACCGCAAGGAGATCGGCGACAGTCCCGCCGTCGACCGGGTGCAGCAAAAGGTCGAGGCCTATCGCGAGAAGGCCGGTGCCGCACCACGCATCCTGGTCGCCAAGATGGGCCAGGATGGCCATGATCGCGGTCAGAAGGTGATCGCCACCGCGTTCGCCGATCTCGGTTTCGACGTCACGGTGGGCGCCATGTTCCAGACGCCCGACGAGATTGCCAGGCTGGCGGTCGAGCATGACGTCCAGATCGTCGGCGCCTCCTCACTGGCCGCCGGCCATTTGACGCTGGTGCCGGAACTTGCCGAGGCGCTCGGGAAGCTCGGCCGCGACGACATCATGATTGTTGCCGGCGGTGTGATCCCGCCAGACGATTTCGACGCCGTGCTGAAGGCTGGCGCGACCGCCATCTTCCCACCCGGTACGGTCATTCCGGAAGCAGCGGAAGAGCTGGTCGACAGGCTTCTGGAGCGATAG
- a CDS encoding methylmalonyl-CoA mutase subunit beta, which yields MDHKLISDISFPPVDEAAWRALAEKALKGASFDEALVSSTDDGIKIEPLYPRSVHPLPSGRIDTSAPWRIMQRVDDPDPARANRQAIEDIEGGATGLSLVFEGAPNAFGYGLPCTSEAFDRALDNVPLNRLALRIDAHPMSRTSIDWLVASLTAKQADPARLQLAFGIDPAAIFAGTGRLRMSIEALEASMPQSLAHFFALGVPGVLLEADGRVSHNGGSSEAQELGIMLASAVSHLRMFEKARQPLVYAAPHVGFATSADQNQFVTIAKLRALRRLWARAQEVCGIEPSPATIHAETSWRMMTAKDPETNILRSTIAVFAAAVGGADSISVLPHALTHGLPEGFARRVARNTQLVLAEESGIGFVADPVAGAGGTAALTEALCEAAWEEFQRIEQEGGALKSLAAGRVQERVRATAEKRVASYRDGSREIVGTTLYPAASEREIQVLEAEVRPLPTDGTIHCEPLAPTRLDELLGRQA from the coding sequence ATGGACCACAAACTGATCAGCGACATCTCCTTTCCGCCGGTCGACGAAGCCGCTTGGCGAGCGCTCGCGGAAAAGGCGCTCAAGGGGGCATCGTTCGACGAAGCCCTCGTCTCGAGCACCGATGACGGCATCAAGATCGAGCCGCTCTACCCCCGCTCCGTCCACCCGTTGCCGTCGGGAAGGATCGACACCTCCGCGCCGTGGCGGATCATGCAACGCGTCGACGATCCCGACCCGGCGCGCGCCAACCGGCAGGCGATCGAGGACATCGAGGGCGGCGCCACCGGCCTTTCGCTGGTCTTTGAAGGCGCTCCCAACGCCTTTGGTTACGGCCTGCCCTGCACGAGCGAGGCCTTCGACCGCGCGCTGGACAACGTGCCGCTCAATCGTCTCGCCCTGCGCATCGACGCGCATCCGATGAGCCGCACCTCGATCGACTGGCTGGTGGCCTCGCTGACCGCCAAACAGGCCGATCCGGCCCGCCTGCAACTCGCATTCGGCATCGATCCCGCCGCCATCTTCGCCGGCACCGGGCGGCTGCGCATGTCGATCGAGGCGCTCGAGGCCTCGATGCCGCAATCGCTGGCGCATTTCTTCGCTCTTGGCGTCCCGGGCGTGCTCCTGGAAGCCGACGGCAGGGTCAGCCACAATGGCGGCTCCAGCGAAGCCCAGGAACTGGGCATCATGCTGGCCTCCGCGGTTTCGCACCTGCGCATGTTCGAGAAGGCGCGCCAGCCACTGGTCTACGCCGCGCCGCATGTCGGCTTCGCCACGTCGGCCGACCAGAACCAGTTCGTCACCATCGCCAAGCTCAGGGCACTGCGGCGGCTCTGGGCGCGCGCCCAGGAAGTGTGCGGCATCGAGCCGTCGCCCGCCACCATCCATGCCGAAACCTCATGGCGAATGATGACGGCCAAGGACCCGGAGACCAATATCCTGCGCTCCACCATCGCCGTCTTCGCCGCCGCCGTCGGGGGTGCAGACTCGATTTCGGTACTTCCGCACGCGTTGACCCACGGCCTTCCGGAGGGCTTTGCCCGTCGCGTTGCCCGCAACACGCAGTTGGTGCTGGCGGAGGAAAGCGGCATCGGTTTCGTGGCCGACCCGGTAGCCGGTGCCGGCGGCACCGCCGCGCTCACCGAGGCGCTCTGCGAGGCCGCCTGGGAGGAGTTCCAGCGCATCGAACAGGAGGGCGGGGCGCTGAAGTCGCTGGCAGCCGGCCGCGTCCAGGAACGGGTGCGAGCGACGGCCGAGAAACGCGTCGCGAGCTACCGGGACGGATCTCGCGAAATCGTCGGCACCACGCTCTACCCGGCGGCGAGCGAAAGGGAGATTCAAGTGCTGGAAGCCGAAGTCAGGCCGCTGCCGACCGACGGCACGATCCATTGCGAGCCCCTTGCACCGACGCGCCTCGACGAATTGCTCGGAAGGCAGGCATGA